TGTTACCAATCACGCGAAAAAGGTTATGAACTATTTAGATATAGTATGGTGATAGGTAAGGTTTTCTGGTGACTTGTAATAGAGAAACCATGAGTACTCTTTAGTGAGTGCAAGGGTATGCTTAAACAACTTGAAATGTAATTAAAAtgcatattaatattaataagcTATTACAAAAGAAAGATTCCCACTAAGCAGGATAAGCTAATGAACATGATGAAATGCTATATGGAATAAAATCTTTGACTTGGAGGATATAGCACATAACCTAAGTGGGTTATAATTTAACGAAGTTTAATTGTTGCTGATCACTATTCTGTCGCATATTTTTCCACTTGTGAAAGACATCAGTAAACATAGTTTAACAAGATATGCACAGAACGAAAATGAGCGTGTGTAAATCATCTCTCAAAATTTATTTGCAAAATGATTTTTTGCCCTCGcgttttctctatttttttaggGATTACATCGATTTAATTAAATAAGAATCTATCACAAAATAGAAGATTACGTAACAAAAAAACAGGAGTGTGAAAATCGCTACCTCTTTGTTTTCTTGGCGATCTAACTATTCTATGCAGTACACAGAAATGGAACACAGCATTGTGGTTTTTGTTCAGGTTCTAGAAGTGGGGAACACAACAGAAAATGGTGGAACTGGAGCCACTAATTAACTGTGCTTACTCACGCACGGTCCCTTAATCTGTCGTATTAGTATTAAAACCTCGTGATTCAGATTACTAATCACAGCATGAAACCTGTCCTGCTTTGCTGCTTATAAAGCCAGGGGCCCTCCCTCCAGAGCACAAAACATCGATGATCAAATGGAAAAGCCAATGTTGAACTTGGTTATAGTAATATGTTGTTACCTTTGTAGCAGCAAACTTGCACTGTCCGGTCATGCTATCGAATCGCCTCCCTACAGGGTGGTGCACTCTGAATCGGAGTTTGAGCTCAGACTCTACAAAGAATCCTCATGGATGTCTGCTCTCGTCCAAGACACAACCTCTTTCGAAAAAGCCACCAAAGACGGATTTCACAGGTTTACCAGCACtaaatgtttttcttcttcttcttcttcgctaGTGATATTAACGCTCCTTCTCTAGCCTAATACGCAAAAAAATGTGATCAAATACTTACTTTAAAGCGCAGATGGCTAATCGTTACCCTTTTCCTAATTTGGCGACTCTCATTGATATTGAAACTTATTGTTTTTTGGTCAGGCTGTATCAATACATCCATGGTGCTAACCTCAACTCTTCAGAAATTACCATAACGGCTCCTGTCTTAACAAGCATTGTGCCGTCAGTGCACGGGCCGGCAGAATACTACGTGAAGTTGTATCTGCCAGCCAAATATGAAGGAACACCTCCACAGCCCTCGGCTGAACTGAATTTACAGTTGGATAATTGGAGAAGCCATTGCATAGCAGTCAGAAAGTTTCCAGGGTTTGCCAAAGATGACCGTTTTTCCAAAGAATTTGAAACTCTTGTGGACAGCCTAAATAAGCACTTAATTGGAAAGCCAGCGATTCTGGCAGCTGAGAGTCCTTATGCCATTGCTCAGTACAATGCTTCGTATCACCTTTCTGGGCGCCTAAACGAAGTGTGGATGGATCTTTCAGGAATCACTGCTGATTGCTGAGAGATCTGCATAGTGAGAATAACATGGCTACATTGTACGATTAGTCCCTGAGTTTTACTAAGAGTTTCACTTTCTCCCTTCTAGTTCCTTTGTCCAACCCGTCAAATAAAGCAAAACTCCTTTCAAGTTGGGGGTTCTTCAAATGAGAAGAAAGTTTACTTAGCTGACGGATTggattaaagtaaaaacaaacgaaaCTACAAGAACGAAAGTGAAACACCAAGTAAACCTCAGGGCCCTGTTATTTAAATTTGGCCTCTTAATCTTGATGTGGCTATTGTGTAATATAATTTCTCGCAGAAATCAGAAAGGGATGTCTGATATGTAGAATAAAATGGACATCTTTCATGTAAATACAAAATATGCCactataattatatattgatGCAGTCAATGGagtattttacaaaattactgAATGTATTGCTTCTTGTATACATGATAGAAACATCTTTGTAAGGGTAAGACTGCGTACGATAGACGTTCCTCCCGACCTTCGCAAAACTAGGAGCCTTGTTAGCTTGGGTCACCCTCTTTATTGCGTCTTGTAAACAGGCCTCCCTCAGACGATACAAATGAACCCTCATGTAAATTTGTTACATTATTTATTCTCATTAACAATGTCTTGACACACaaatacaaaagaaataaaTCACATTTGGGGTCTTGTCTGGACAACATAGAGTTTACCGTCCCTGATCACGCCTTCAATGTCTTGTGGAGATCCATACAGTTCCTCGATTGCACTTCCAGCACGAGCAATGCTAGAGAGGATTGTCTTGCGAAAGTTTCCGTCAACCATAAGCGGGTCAGATGAGTAGTCGACCACGACTTTCTCTTCCTCGTCCATAGGGACACTGTCATTAGCATACCATGATTTCAGATCaataatcataaaaataaacGCATTGAAGTTTATGTGCTTTTAAGTGCATATGTTATACTAACATAAAACTTGACTATGAATCTGGCTGTAAGTAATGATTGCCCGGGAGAGATGTTAGGGACTCTACCTGTCATACAGGCCTGCACCAGCATAACCTTCGAGATCTTCACCATTGGAATCAGATCGAAAGATTATGGATCGTCTTATAAAGAGGCCAATGGGTTTGCTAGGGTAACCCAACACCTGAAAAATATCAACACACTCGTGAGAGGATTAGTAGTGACAGGATTAGTAGAGCTAAAGCCTATAACCAAGTCGTTATTCAGCAGTACAGTAAGTTTTACGGTGATGTATTACCTGAGGAGAGTCCAGATCATTCTTTTTGCTAATAAAACTTAGAGCACGTCCAGGATAAGCTCCAACTAGAGTCTCTCCAAGTCCCTTAACAACCTATCACAGAAAACGACTCAGATCAGTCTCTGATATTAGTCGAAAATATCTTACCTAAAAACTACCCTATACCTCAGCATATATCTCTGATGAGTCTCCTGAAGATGGGTTAGTTGTATGAATAACGAATGCATAGTCAGCATTTATGATTTCCTGAACAAGGACAGCCATGCAGAGATACTCGTGATCTAGTTTCACTTTTCTCGTGCTGAAGTATGCTCTCTCGTTCCACTTTGAAGCCCAGACCTGAATTGTAACAGATGAGCATGCCCCATTTATCagcaaaaattcaaattaaacaatTTGATCAGCAATCCAGCATTAACTTAACACTTAACTCGGATATCAAGTTATGTTTGCGATAAGAAAAGAGAACTTGAGAACTGAAGAGAGTCAATTCACAATGGTGACTGGCCCATATGTATTACCTAGAGGTACGATTACCTCAACACTATTATTAACGCTGGTTAAATTCTTAGCTCTATAAGATTTAAGAACCACTGGATTGATTTAACCAAAAGAATTTATGTGGGCCTATGCAGCAAAGCAATCTTACCTTTTTTATAGCCGTCCATGCTTGTTCCCACCGTTGTTCGCCTTCATCACCAGGCCAAGGCATTCCTGAACCTTTCATCGTAGTCTTCAGCTCTTGCACCTGAAATTAACTCCCCACATAAGCTAGTATCGTTTACTTAAACTATATTATTCTGCCTGCAGGCGCCATAGAATTTTCTCCCCTATAGGAAGCATTACTGGTTTTTATGGTATatcaagagaagaaaagaacCCAACGTTTCAGTAGCAAAGTTATTCACGCTTGAACTTCAGTTTTTGAGAGTGTAAAGGCGACGTCGTGCTTTTTTAACAgtttgatggaaaaaaaaagtgacGGAATGCCACAGATTTGAACATAGCCCTGAGGAGTTTATGTGATTGTACACTATGAAATGGAAAATGCATGCTTTGCAAACTTATCTGTatcaattttgacaaaaaaataaacctTGGAAACCCGCTAGTAGAAAATACATACCAACTGGGGTGGTGCTGCCAGCTGTAAAACTGTTTCCCGAATCTCCTTGAGCAAATCAAAATTTCCGTCCCTTAACTTTTTCTTTAGAGTTTCCAACTTTTCAGCCACAGCctataaattaaaacagaaatgAGAGACAGAAATTGAGTTATTATGAAACTTCAGACAGTTCTAGTTGAAGGATAGTAGACCATCACAGCTGCATAAataatatctatatatatatatatgtgtgtgtgtgtgtgtgtgtgtgtgtgtgtgtgatgtgATTACAGAAGTTTTGAGGTAAGGAAAACCTTATTCGAATCTTCTGAAAGAACCTTTTCGAATGATCCAAATGGTAGGGCAACTGATGTAGGAATTCCAACCCAAGACGGAAGTTTTCCTTTTACATAAGCAATATTACGTGATTTAGCTCCAACCTGCAATCCCCACAGAAgttatacaaaaaaataaagaatcagGAAAATTGCATAGTATTAAGGATTCTTTTATTAATGTGTGAAGACATTTTTCCCAACCCCATCAATTgtgaaatagaaaaaaaaaaaaaaaaaaaaaagaaaaggaaaagtaaaTAACTCCCTGGCTGTAAGATGAAAAACGTTTTGAGCTTACCATTTCACTTGTGAACTCATCAGATGATATGGCATATCTACCAGTAAATTCTTTCTTGACCAATGTTAGAGATGGAGCGTCTTCTCTTGAATCAGTTGAACTTGCATCTAGCTCACCCGCATTGACCTCACTGAAAATATACATGAAAAGAATTTAAACATtgtatttcagttttttttttttttttgttcatccaACTGTATTTGAGAGGCAAGGCTTTCAAAATGGAAATTACAGCGCAGTGGATTTTTGAGTGGACGGAAACCAGTTTATCAGCACAACAGGAGATAGCACATTAACTTTTTTCAAGAACAAGTTTCTGGAAAAAAGGTACCTATAAACTATATCAGCAGGTGTTGGCTTTAGACGTAATAACTTCCCTTCACTAGCCTTGAGGTCAGCCAGAATATTGGGGTCAAAGCATGTCGCAAAACATACCTGCAAACAATAAGTTGGTTGTTTCACCGAAAGGGTCAATTATACAGGAAGCAAAATTACGATTGATGACCGATTATTACCTTGCTATTTCTTGCTCGGACAGAAACATGAGATAGGACGTCTGGCATATCAGGTGTTAGCACTGCAACAGTACCATCTGGAATTTCTTCCTCACCTTTTACACTTTTTGCCACCAAAATTGTGGGCTTGCTGTAAACTTTATTCTGAACAGTGAGTAATTCATCCACATAGACCACATATCCAACCACTTCAATTGGGCTGATCACCTGCCAACTGTCCACGATAACCAAAGTAACATCAGAAAATTTATCACAGCACTTGAGTGAAGATTTTTGACAATGTAGGTGTTAAATCTTCTTCGTTTTATAGCACATCAGAGTGCATTTATTTCATTCTATTATCATTAGAATCTTTCTAAGTATTTGAGATTAAACATGACATGATTGACTAAACAATGTCAGCATAATATACCTTCCCATATGAGCAGTCTTTCGAAGAACCGGATCAAGCCGATTAAGGAGTGAGGATAAAGAGGCAGCTGATCCAGCACGGATTATTTCTTCGGTAAATATGTTCACCTGCAAGAAATTATTAGAGCACAGAAATGGAAGCTATATATGTGATACAAAATATGTAACAGAATATGTTAGTTTTGAGACAGATTATACATACAGCCCATTGGTCCACTCCAAGCTGTGCTCCAAGGTATTCTGCTGACGGCTGTAAAATACTGAGATATGACTCTGCCTTGTATGCAAGAGCAAGCCGGGTTCTGTCTAggattgattttgaatataatgCCCAGTCATTACTGTTATTTTTTAACATGTTTTGAGCCTGATCCCATCCCTTCATAAAAAGATGAAAGAACTCAAATATTAAGCCAGCTTCTTGGAAATGTAAACAAAGAGGGAGAAGTCCCAATTTTTATCCGagtctcaaaattcaaattgaCTTGAATTCTTatgaatgaaaagaaaaagaatacgCAAAAAGATTTATTAAATTTATGACTAGATATTTACCTTCAAACAGTAAATGAGATCCTCGTTATCATCTGATGACAGTGACAGGTTTTCCAGAACCAAAGAGATGAAGTGCATAATTTTCTGCATAATGCATAAATCAGTTGATCAATAAAATAAACTTTGGAGTGTGATTAAAACCGGTCATCTTAGACTCAAAATTGCTGCAATATTGGTGAAGAAAACACAGAAAAGGACAAGATTAATTCTCAGACATGTAGATAACTACTGAGAGTAAATATACCTCTGGTCCAGCATTATTCAGTTCTTCATATCCCCTCTCAATAGCAGTCCTAACAGTAGAATCAAGGGCAATGTCCAAAAATAAAAGATCCCTCAGACGATCATGAGGCTTAGAGAGCAATGTCCTAAGCCCCTGGCGCGCCTCAAGCAAACcctgaattaaaattaaaggaaaattgaaaatcaGAGAGAGCGTACCAGAAAGGCGGAAACATAATTGCCAatataaaaatttcacaaaccgCAATAAGGACTTCCACATTCCTGTCTTCAACATGTTCTAGTACAAATCGCAGGAGATCCTGATTCAAATAAATGTCAAATGCAACTTATTAGTTATTTGATTCAATTCAACCATCATAAGAATTTGAAATGGGGTTGAGAAGATTACTGGAACTTCTGATGGCAAGCCAGATATAGGATTTATTTTTACTCCAACCATGAATCCTTGACCCTGGAGAGAATAAAAAGCTCCTCATTGCTAACAAGTAACAATGCATTATGTTGAGTTACTCCAACTAGTTATTGATATTACCTCATCTTTGTAGCCCATACAATTTTGAATGGCAGACTCAAGATCTGCACCTGAATGAACAGCCTGCATGTAAATATTGATTGGTCAAAATTCACAGACAAGAAAGCTACAGCATATGGCATGGCAAGCGATAGAAGTCTAAAGAAGTCTGCataatcaaaaagaaaattgcACAAAATCTCTATTCATCCTAATATATGGGAGAAATATGTATCATGAAATTCCTCCTATGGTATGCTTTTCTCGCAACACAGAAACAGACAGCTGAGCCTCATCGATGTTATAAAATAGTTCATGAACCTGGTCACATCCATCATCTATTTCAGATGCAGAAACAACTAAAAGAATAGGTCTAGCATCATACCATGCACATCACGACAAAATTCCTGATTGATGCCATAAATCATGTCCAATTGATGCCATGCAGACGTTTATTATCCAAAAAACTTGGTCAAACACAAAACTGAAACCTAAAAGGTTTAGGAATCCaaccttcaaagttctcatgtAATGCCCCAGATCCCGCAGAAGACCCTCTTTCTGATCTCTCCTGAATTGTGGTTCATTATGGATTGCACGATCGTAGCTTAGAAGACGTTCTTTTGTGATTCCATTCTCATTCAAAGTTTTCCAGTAAACACCAATATCAAAGTCATTTTTTATGTAATCCATTAATGCctggagcaaaaaaaaaaaaaaaaaaaaaaaaaaaaacttaataataaattttcaaataaaaaacactgaACAGACCCCCATAACAAGCTCTGACTCCTATACCTGACAAATAACAACATCATCAGGACTCGTGTTATTATGCAACTTTTGATGCCATTCCTCCATAAATGAGCCACTGCAATCATTGTTTCTCTGACATCATCCAATAAATTAAATAACTTCAGAAACTTGTCCAGACATGAGGGAAGTGTGAATATTAGGCCACATAAGGAAAGTAAACATAATAGCTTCTACCTGGACGACAAGGATCTCATCTCGAATTCGCTGTCCGACATCCCCTTCTCCTCCACGGCCAACAGTAGACAATATCATCCGTAGAAGTTCTCGATACTGAGGATAATTTGCATAAACATTCTGAAGCAAGTCTGTGAGCCTATTCTGAGCTTTACTAATCTCACTGCACCACGAGGAACATAAAAATACTGTTGGGTTCAGAGGAAAGACCACAGATGGTTACAAAACATTTAGAAAGACACTTTTTCACGAATAATTGATTGGCTTAACGTTTTAGGAGAAGTGATATTTGCAAAGAAACAGAAATATGGAAACAACAGTTGGTCCTTGTACAAAATATAATACACGGAAGCCATTCAAGATGATATCCCCATATCTCCATGTCCATGCAGCCctaaaaaaaagtattaaaatCATACACTAGAGATCAAAAGAATTGTACCGTGGTTTcacattgtaatttttattcCAAACGAGCTGCCTTGTGGCCATAAACCTCATCCACACCAAAATACCCGCAAGACCTAATTCACCAGCATCCTTTGCTTGATTGACCAAGTCTGCTGCAATGTTAAATCTGATAAAAGAAACAGATGagatttagaaaataaaaccaaatgaaaattcaTTCTTAAGTTGATTCAAAAGTTTCTAATACGCAGAATACAAACGGCATGACTGAAATGTCGAAACTAACAATTAAggcacccataacttcaaagtTGTATTCTTCTCCTTTATAGTAACTAGAGCATGCATTTACACAATATCTAATAATATATTGGGGCAGTAACAGATACAGCAGAACGGCATAAGATGGAATAAAAGATAACCAAGTCAATGGAAATATAATTCATCTAATTCCTAAGAGATTACTGACCGATGCATAAAAGATTTCTGTGCCTCACTCTCCTGGCCTGCTATTTTATCCAACAAAGCCTTTGCAGTACCTTTGCCATCACCAGTATCCTTGAATGGGAAAAGTTCAGTGATTAAAGTTGTCAAGACAAATGCAACCTTGAGGAGAATCTAGAATAGGTAGTCACAGAAAAACAGATTATGACCAAAAACAAGGAGCAACCTTCTGAGCTTTCTTGCGTTCAACGCCAAAGTCAACATAGAAATTGGAGCCTTGATTCTTCATCCATGTCCCAGAAGCATTAAGGACAAATGGCATTCCTTTAAAACTATCTGCTTCAACTTCTATTTCTAAAGATTGAACCTGTAAAATTACCGTGAGGATCAAGACAATTGTCTACAGATCTGGGATATATGAGCTAGTATAAAGTTCCCAGGCACACGGACCAATCCATGTTTTGTTGTGGTATACCTCATAAGCAGAGTCAGCAGAACCTGGTCTAAATTGTGTTTCAACAACCCCATTAAGAGCAACCGAACCCTGGGGAAGTGTATTTGCAGGTGGTTCCTGAAAATGCCAATGTAGCTCACTTTACTCTTTCATGCTCTGTGATTAACAAGCAATGCATGGAAGTTTGCAAAACCGAGAGACGAATCAAAGAAAGCAAACATATGAATAccattttttcaattaaaagaattcaaaaatattacCAACCACTCTCCAGCCTTGCTTGCAGATAAAGCCCAGTGAAGGGTAAGTGGCTCTTTGAAATCTGTTGCCAGATGAACCTTTGTCTTCCCGGCAGGATTGGTTACGAGTATCTTATAAATATTTCAGGATTCTAAAATTAGTTTAATCCCTAGAAAAACAGAAGAATCAAGAACCAATCACATAATTGTCTCACCAGAAGTTCCTTATCATTGAGCTTGAAAATGTTTTTCCTCATAACAGAACCTCCATCCTGTTCCTTTTCCTTGGCGAAAAGCTCAACTGCTGTCAAGGGTTTTGGTTTGGCTGGATGTTCTTCATCTACAATTTTACCCTCGTAAACAGGTTTAGAAGCATGTTTGTTGATAATCTGCATTAAGTCCCTCCTCTTGCGTTGAATTCTATTGGTTCTAAAAACCtgttttctctcatctttctttgCAGTCTTTGTATCAGAACGAGATGGCTCTTCAATTTTACCATCATCATCTTTCTTAGTCAACCTTGCTTGGAGCTCTTGTATGGATTTACCCCTAGCTACTTCCTCCAATAACTCAGTTCGGGCTGCTTCGTACTCCACCTATAAACACTAAATGTTTATTAAAGGCAAACAAAAGTAGCATAAAAAATCTTTAAATCAAACCAACAAGTTTCTCTTGTCAAACGTTCTACAAGAAAGCTAATGACTAGAATTTTCACTAGCCAGAATTTCTATAGCATCAAGTCACTGTTTACATGCCTTCTCTTGCCCTGGTGTTTTTTTCTCCCCGTGGgagtaaaaaggaaaaaggaaataacGAATGTAGTTGGAGATGCAGTAACAATGATATTATGAGTATTTATAAAATTAGAGAGAAAATTTCACATGCCTTTTCTTGCTCTGGTGTATACATCTGTTTACCCTTTCTTTCCCACCTCAAATATGCTTGAATTTGTACAAGCTCTTCGGGAACTGGAGCATTGGATATCAGCATCTCTTTCGCAGGTAATTTAACATGAAAGTTATCACCATTGTTCTTAAACCTACCAAAGAAAATTAcaggaaaaaataaaactaattttgcCCGCTTAGATCAAAGTCCAAGAAAAAACAGAACCAATGTAATCTTACCATCTGTTCTGGCTTTCATCAACTAAAAGAAACTCGATTGCTTGTATTGTAGGATCATCAATCTCAATTTGAAGCGAGGAACTGGAGCCAGActagagaaaaacaagttgaTCGACAAATAAATCTTCAATTAGCACAATATTATAACCAAATGAGAGATACTTGGTGTTGGTGAGGCATATATGCTATGCCTTTAAAACCTTACACTCACAAAAGGTGTTCTAAGAGCTCTGTTCTTATATACTTTGGTTCCATCTGGGTGACGAGACGGAAGCACCCACTTTCTGAAAATAGCAAACAACAATAAGAAAGAAGACATCTCAGATTTTAGGGTAGAAATCTTGAGTATCAGACTCAACAAAAGAAGCAATTACAGGGAAACTTACTCTTTCCTATCTTGTACCCCACCCCAGTGAAGAGTCAAAGAGTCACCTCTATATGCTACACGAAAATCTACTTGAGTGGGAGATCCCGGAGTGGAAGCATTCACATAAACCTGTCCATTAGGTATGGTTTCTGTTAGTATAGTTCCCCATGCATATCTAAGCTGATCTGAACTGaacaaaacattatccaaacatatGTCATTGGTCTAAGACTCTTAAGTACCTAACACTTACACTACTTGTACCTGCAATTCAATATGCCCATCGAGATTGAATTTCCCAGCAAGCTGCTGCTACAAGGAAAAATTTATTTAACATCAGTACATGTCCAAGCCAACAACCTAGACAAATTTGAAGTAATCAGTCAAATCTAAACTTAATTCCAAATCTTAGCAAAT
This Pyrus communis chromosome 6, drPyrComm1.1, whole genome shotgun sequence DNA region includes the following protein-coding sequences:
- the LOC137736717 gene encoding uncharacterized protein, coding for MEKPMLNLVIVICCYLCSSKLALSGHAIESPPYRVVHSESEFELRLYKESSWMSALVQDTTSFEKATKDGFHRLYQYIHGANLNSSEITITAPVLTSIVPSVHGPAEYYVKLYLPAKYEGTPPQPSAELNLQLDNWRSHCIAVRKFPGFAKDDRFSKEFETLVDSLNKHLIGKPAILAAESPYAIAQYNASYHLSGRLNEVWMDLSGITADC
- the LOC137736736 gene encoding alpha-glucan water dikinase, chloroplastic-like; the protein is MSNSVGHNLLNQSLLQGKVNSSGIPANTLFQAKSVHQVTAPARKSPISKKFCVNILNVQKPKLTMGSRRPVAAVPRAVLATNPPSDQQLAGKFNLDGHIELQVYVNASTPGSPTQVDFRVAYRGDSLTLHWGGVQDRKEKWVLPSRHPDGTKVYKNRALRTPFVSSGSSSSLQIEIDDPTIQAIEFLLVDESQNRWFKNNGDNFHVKLPAKEMLISNAPVPEELVQIQAYLRWERKGKQMYTPEQEKVEYEAARTELLEEVARGKSIQELQARLTKKDDDGKIEEPSRSDTKTAKKDERKQVFRTNRIQRKRRDLMQIINKHASKPVYEGKIVDEEHPAKPKPLTAVELFAKEKEQDGGSVMRKNIFKLNDKELLILVTNPAGKTKVHLATDFKEPLTLHWALSASKAGEWLEPPANTLPQGSVALNGVVETQFRPGSADSAYEVQSLEIEVEADSFKGMPFVLNASGTWMKNQGSNFYVDFGVERKKAQKDTGDGKGTAKALLDKIAGQESEAQKSFMHRFNIAADLVNQAKDAGELGLAGILVWMRFMATRQLVWNKNYNVKPREISKAQNRLTDLLQNVYANYPQYRELLRMILSTVGRGGEGDVGQRIRDEILVVQRNNDCSGSFMEEWHQKLHNNTSPDDVVICQALMDYIKNDFDIGVYWKTLNENGITKERLLSYDRAIHNEPQFRRDQKEGLLRDLGHYMRTLKAVHSGADLESAIQNCMGYKDEGQGFMVGVKINPISGLPSEVPDLLRFVLEHVEDRNVEVLIAGLLEARQGLRTLLSKPHDRLRDLLFLDIALDSTVRTAIERGYEELNNAGPEKIMHFISLVLENLSLSSDDNEDLIYCLKGWDQAQNMLKNNSNDWALYSKSILDRTRLALAYKAESYLSILQPSAEYLGAQLGVDQWAVNIFTEEIIRAGSAASLSSLLNRLDPVLRKTAHMGSWQVISPIEVVGYVVYVDELLTVQNKVYSKPTILVAKSVKGEEEIPDGTVAVLTPDMPDVLSHVSVRARNSKVCFATCFDPNILADLKASEGKLLRLKPTPADIVYSEVNAGELDASSTDSREDAPSLTLVKKEFTGRYAISSDEFTSEMVGAKSRNIAYVKGKLPSWVGIPTSVALPFGSFEKVLSEDSNKAVAEKLETLKKKLRDGNFDLLKEIRETVLQLAAPPQLVQELKTTMKGSGMPWPGDEGEQRWEQAWTAIKKVWASKWNERAYFSTRKVKLDHEYLCMAVLVQEIINADYAFVIHTTNPSSGDSSEIYAEVVKGLGETLVGAYPGRALSFISKKNDLDSPQVLGYPSKPIGLFIRRSIIFRSDSNGEDLEGYAGAGLYDSVPMDEEEKVVVDYSSDPLMVDGNFRKTILSSIARAGSAIEELYGSPQDIEGVIRDGKLYVVQTRPQM